The following proteins are encoded in a genomic region of Pseudodesulfovibrio mercurii:
- a CDS encoding pyridoxal phosphate-dependent aminotransferase: MRISERLARIKPSATLAVNTKAQELQAQGREIVSLAVGQPDFCTPLNVCEAAKAALDEGFTRYTAVPGIPELREAVAAYYGRFYGAKAAAANAIVSNGGKQVLYNLIMALVNPGDEVLIPAPYWVSYPAMVQLADGVSVFVPTTAEDGYLVTLEGLEAARTDKTTVLILNSPSNPTGCCYTQVQLEAIAEWARRNNIFVISDEVYDRLVYAPFEPASLSKTWEAHPETIAIVGALSKSFCMTGWRVGYALAHEDLVKAMTKIQGQSTSNINSITQRAAVAALTGPWDVVDEMKRAFVRRRDLAYEIITGWGAPCPKPDGAFYLFPVLDQFYTEDAPDSAAMCTKILEEAGVALVPGSAFGDDKCIRFSYAVADEVLKSALAKVGSVLLRK, translated from the coding sequence ATGCGAATTTCCGAACGTCTGGCGAGGATCAAGCCGTCCGCCACCCTGGCGGTGAACACCAAGGCCCAGGAGCTCCAGGCCCAGGGGCGCGAGATCGTCAGCCTGGCCGTGGGCCAGCCCGACTTCTGCACCCCGCTGAACGTCTGCGAGGCGGCCAAGGCCGCCCTGGACGAGGGCTTCACCCGGTACACCGCCGTGCCCGGCATCCCCGAGCTGCGCGAGGCCGTGGCCGCCTACTACGGCCGGTTCTACGGGGCCAAGGCCGCGGCGGCCAACGCCATCGTCAGCAACGGCGGCAAGCAGGTCCTGTACAACCTGATCATGGCCCTGGTGAACCCCGGCGACGAGGTGCTCATCCCGGCCCCGTACTGGGTCAGCTACCCGGCCATGGTCCAGCTGGCCGACGGCGTGTCCGTGTTCGTGCCGACCACGGCCGAGGACGGCTACCTGGTCACCCTGGAGGGGCTTGAGGCCGCCCGCACGGACAAGACCACGGTGCTCATCCTCAACTCGCCGTCCAACCCCACGGGCTGCTGCTACACCCAGGTCCAGCTGGAGGCCATCGCCGAGTGGGCCCGCAGGAACAACATCTTCGTCATCTCGGACGAGGTCTACGACCGGCTGGTCTACGCCCCGTTCGAGCCCGCCTCCCTGTCCAAGACCTGGGAGGCCCACCCCGAGACCATCGCCATCGTGGGCGCGCTGTCCAAGTCGTTCTGCATGACCGGCTGGCGCGTGGGCTACGCCCTGGCCCACGAGGACCTGGTCAAGGCCATGACCAAGATTCAGGGACAGTCCACCTCCAACATCAACTCCATCACCCAGCGCGCGGCCGTGGCCGCCCTGACCGGGCCGTGGGACGTGGTGGACGAGATGAAGCGGGCCTTTGTCCGCCGCCGCGACCTGGCTTACGAGATCATCACCGGCTGGGGCGCGCCCTGCCCCAAGCCCGACGGCGCCTTCTACCTCTTCCCGGTGCTGGACCAGTTCTACACCGAGGACGCCCCGGACTCGGCGGCCATGTGCACCAAGATCCTCGAGGAGGCCGGCGTGGCCCTGGTGCCCGGCTCGGCCTTCGGCGACGACAAGTGCATCCGCTTCTCCTACGCCGTGGCCGACGAGGTCCTGAAGTCGGCCCTGGCCAAGGTGGGCTCGGTCCTGCTGCGCAAGTAG